A part of Populus alba chromosome 8, ASM523922v2, whole genome shotgun sequence genomic DNA contains:
- the LOC118055759 gene encoding myb family transcription factor IPN2 isoform X1, protein MFHTKKPSSMNSHDRPMCVQDSGLVLTTDPKPRLRWTVELHERFVDAVAQLGGPDKATPKTIMRVMGVKGLTLYHLKSHLQKFRLGKQPHKEFNDHSIKDASALDLQRSAASSSGMISRSMNDNSHMIYAIRMQMEVQRRLHEQLEVQRHLQLRTEAQGKYIQSLLEKACQTLAGDQDLASGRYKGIGNQGVPDMGAMKDFGPLNFPPFQDLNIYGSTGQLDLLHNMDRPSLDGFMSNNHDDICLGKKRTNPYAGSGKSPLIWSDDLRLQDLGSGLSCLGPQDDPLKGDQIQIAPPLMDSGPDLDSLSGLYETKPVHQGDALDEKKLEASAKIERPSPRRAPLAADRMSPMINTSAMPQGRNSPFG, encoded by the exons atgTTCCATACCAAGAAACCCTCAAGTATGAATTCCCATGATAGACCCATGTGTGTTCAAGACTCTGGTCTTGTCCTCACCACAGACCCTAAGCCCCGTCTCCGCTGGACTGTTGAGCTCCATGAACGCTTTGTGGATGCTGTTGCTCAGCTTGGAGGCCCTGACA AGGCCACTCCAAAAACCATCATGAGAGTCATGGGTGTGAAGGGTCTTACCCTTTACCACCTCAAAAGCCATCTTCAG aaattcaGACTTGGAAAGCAACCACACAAAGAATTCAATGATCATTCAATCAAGGATG CTTCGGCGTTAGATCTTCAACGAAGCGCAGCATCTTCATCCGGCATGATTAGCCGCAGTATGAATGA TAACTCACACATGATTTATGCGATTAGGATGCAAATGGAGGTGCAGAGAAGACTGCACGAACAATTAGAG GTTCAAAGACACCTTCAATTAAGGACTGAAGCTCAAGGAAAATATATACAAAGTTTGTTGGAGAAAGCTTGCCAAACCCTAGCAGGTGATCAAGACTTGGCTTCTGGAAGATACAAGGGAATTGGGAATCAAGGAGTTCCTGATATGGGTGCAATGAAAGACTTTGGTCCGCTGAATTTTCCACCATTTCAAGACCTTAACATTTATGGGAGTACTGGCCAGCTTGACCTTCTACACAATATGGATAGGCCATCACTTGATGGTTTCATGTCCAACAATCATGACGATATTTGTTTGGGAAAGAAGAGGACCAATCCTTATGCTGGTAGTGGCAAGAGCCCTTTGATTTGGTCGGACGATCTGCGTTTGCAAGATTTGGGATCGGGACTGTCATGTCTTGGACCTCAAGATGATCCTTTGAAAGGTGACCAGATCCAGATTGCACCACCATTAATGGATAGTGGCCCTGATCTGGATTCGTTATCTGGTTTATATGAAACAAAGCCAGTACATCAGGGTGATGCACTGGATGAAAAGAAATTGGAAGCATCAGCAAAGATTGAAAGGCCATCACCAAGAAGAGCACCACTTGCAGCAGACAGGATGAGCCCTATGATCAATACCAGTGCGATGCCACAAGGCAGAAACTCACCATTTGGTTGA
- the LOC118055759 gene encoding myb family transcription factor IPN2 isoform X2, with protein sequence MFHTKKPSSMNSHDRPMCVQDSGLVLTTDPKPRLRWTVELHERFVDAVAQLGGPDKATPKTIMRVMGVKGLTLYHLKSHLQKFRLGKQPHKEFNDHSIKDASALDLQRSAASSSGMISRSMNEMQMEVQRRLHEQLEVQRHLQLRTEAQGKYIQSLLEKACQTLAGDQDLASGRYKGIGNQGVPDMGAMKDFGPLNFPPFQDLNIYGSTGQLDLLHNMDRPSLDGFMSNNHDDICLGKKRTNPYAGSGKSPLIWSDDLRLQDLGSGLSCLGPQDDPLKGDQIQIAPPLMDSGPDLDSLSGLYETKPVHQGDALDEKKLEASAKIERPSPRRAPLAADRMSPMINTSAMPQGRNSPFG encoded by the exons atgTTCCATACCAAGAAACCCTCAAGTATGAATTCCCATGATAGACCCATGTGTGTTCAAGACTCTGGTCTTGTCCTCACCACAGACCCTAAGCCCCGTCTCCGCTGGACTGTTGAGCTCCATGAACGCTTTGTGGATGCTGTTGCTCAGCTTGGAGGCCCTGACA AGGCCACTCCAAAAACCATCATGAGAGTCATGGGTGTGAAGGGTCTTACCCTTTACCACCTCAAAAGCCATCTTCAG aaattcaGACTTGGAAAGCAACCACACAAAGAATTCAATGATCATTCAATCAAGGATG CTTCGGCGTTAGATCTTCAACGAAGCGCAGCATCTTCATCCGGCATGATTAGCCGCAGTATGAATGA GATGCAAATGGAGGTGCAGAGAAGACTGCACGAACAATTAGAG GTTCAAAGACACCTTCAATTAAGGACTGAAGCTCAAGGAAAATATATACAAAGTTTGTTGGAGAAAGCTTGCCAAACCCTAGCAGGTGATCAAGACTTGGCTTCTGGAAGATACAAGGGAATTGGGAATCAAGGAGTTCCTGATATGGGTGCAATGAAAGACTTTGGTCCGCTGAATTTTCCACCATTTCAAGACCTTAACATTTATGGGAGTACTGGCCAGCTTGACCTTCTACACAATATGGATAGGCCATCACTTGATGGTTTCATGTCCAACAATCATGACGATATTTGTTTGGGAAAGAAGAGGACCAATCCTTATGCTGGTAGTGGCAAGAGCCCTTTGATTTGGTCGGACGATCTGCGTTTGCAAGATTTGGGATCGGGACTGTCATGTCTTGGACCTCAAGATGATCCTTTGAAAGGTGACCAGATCCAGATTGCACCACCATTAATGGATAGTGGCCCTGATCTGGATTCGTTATCTGGTTTATATGAAACAAAGCCAGTACATCAGGGTGATGCACTGGATGAAAAGAAATTGGAAGCATCAGCAAAGATTGAAAGGCCATCACCAAGAAGAGCACCACTTGCAGCAGACAGGATGAGCCCTATGATCAATACCAGTGCGATGCCACAAGGCAGAAACTCACCATTTGGTTGA